Proteins from one Desmodus rotundus isolate HL8 chromosome 9, HLdesRot8A.1, whole genome shotgun sequence genomic window:
- the FZR1 gene encoding fizzy-related protein homolog isoform X1, translating into MDQDYERRLLRQIVIQNENTMPCVSEMRRTLTPANSPVSSPSKHGDRFIPSRAGANWSVNFHRINENEKSPSQNRKAKDATSDNGKDGLAYSALLKNELLGAGIEKVQDPQTEDRRLQPSTPEKKGLFTYSLSTKRSSPDDGNDVSPYSLSPVSNKSQKLLRSPRKPTRKISKIPFKVLDAPELQDDFYLNLVDWSSLNVLSVGLGTCVYLWSACTSQVTRLCDLSVEGDSVTSVGWSERGNLVAVGTHKGFVQIWDAAAGKKLSMLEGHTARVGALAWNADQLSSGSRDRMILQRDIRTPPLQSERRLQGHRQEVCGLKWSTDHQLLASGGNDNKLLVWNHSSLSPVQQYTEHLAAVKAIAWSPHQHGLLASGGGTADRCIRFWNTLTGQPLQCIDTGSQVCNLAWSKHANELVSTHGYSQNQILVWKYPSLTQVAKLTGHSYRVLYLAMSPDGEAIVTGAGDETLRFWNVFSKTRSTKVKWESVSVLNLFTRIR; encoded by the exons ATGGACCAGGACTATGAGCGGCGTCTCCTCCGGCAGATCGTCATCCAGAACGAGAATACGATGCCGTGT GTCTCAGAGATGCGGAGGACCCTGACGCCTGCCAACTCCCCTGTGTCCTCCCCCAGCAAGCACGGGGACCGCTTCATCCCCTCAAGAGCCGGTGCCAACTGGAGTGTCAATTTCCACAGGATCAAT GAAAATGAGAAGTCTCCGAGCCAGAACCGGAAAGCCAAGGATGCCACCTCAGACAATGGCAAAG ATGGCCTGGCCTACTCGGCCCTGCTGAAGAATGAGCTGCTAGGGGCTGGCATCGAGAAGGTGCAGGACCCACAAACAGAGGACCGCAGGCTGCAGCCCTCTACGCCTGAGAAGAAGGGCCTCTTCACG TATTCCCTCAGTACCAAGCGCTCAAGCCCTGATGACGGCAATGACGTGTCCCCCTACTCCTTGTCCCCCGTCAGCAACAAAAG TCAGAAGTTACTGCGGTCGCCACGGAAACCCACCCGCAAAATCTCCAAGATCCCCTTCAAGGTTCTGGATGCACCCGAGCTGCAGGATGACTTCTACCTGAATCTGGTGGATTGGTCATCTCTCAATGTGCTCAGCGTGGGGCTGGGCACCTGCGTATACCTGTGGAGTGCCTGTACCAGTCAG GTGACCCGGCTCTGTGACCTTTCTGTGGAAGGGGACTCAGTGACCTCCGTGGGCTGGTCTGAGCGG GGGAACCTGGTGGCTGTCGGCACACATAAGGGCTTCGTGCAGATCTGGGACGCGGCTGCAGGGAAAAAGCTCTCCATGCTGGAAGGCCACACGGCGCGTGTCG GGGCACTGGCCTGGAACGCTGACCAGCTCTCGTCCGGGAGTCGGGATCGCATGATCCTGCAAAGGGACATCCGTACCCCACCCCTGCAGTCGGAGCGGCGACTGCAGGGCCACCGGCAGGAGGTTTGCGGGCTCAAGTGGTCCACAGACCACCAGCTCCTCGCCTCAGGAGGAAATGACAACAAG CTGCTGGTCTGGAACCACTCAAGCCTGAGTCCCGTGCAGCAGTACACAGAGCACCTGGCCGCTGTGAAGGCCATAGCCTGGTCCCCACACCAGCATGGGCTGCTGGCATCTGGCGGCGGCACGGCCGACCGCTGCATCCGCTTCTGGAACACACTCACAGGGCAGCCGCTGCAGTGCATCGACACAGGCTCCCAGGTGTGCAACCTGGCCTGGTCCAAGCATGCCAACGAGCTG GTGAGCACGCACGGCTATTCACAGAACCAGATCCTGGTCTGGAAGTACCCATCCCTGACCCAGGTGGCCAAGTTGACTGGGCACTCCTACCGGGTTCTGTACCTG GCCATGTCCCCTGATGGAGAGGCCATCGTCACTGGTGCTGGAGACGAAACCCTGAGGTTCTGGAATGTGTTTAGCAAAACCCGTTCGACAAAGGTAAAGTGG GAATCTGTGTCCGTTCTCAACCTCTTCACCAGAATCCGGTAA
- the FZR1 gene encoding fizzy-related protein homolog isoform X2 codes for MDQDYERRLLRQIVIQNENTMPCVSEMRRTLTPANSPVSSPSKHGDRFIPSRAGANWSVNFHRINENEKSPSQNRKAKDATSDNGKDGLAYSALLKNELLGAGIEKVQDPQTEDRRLQPSTPEKKGLFTYSLSTKRSSPDDGNDVSPYSLSPVSNKSQKLLRSPRKPTRKISKIPFKVLDAPELQDDFYLNLVDWSSLNVLSVGLGTCVYLWSACTSQVTRLCDLSVEGDSVTSVGWSERGNLVAVGTHKGFVQIWDAAAGKKLSMLEGHTARVGALAWNADQLSSGSRDRMILQRDIRTPPLQSERRLQGHRQEVCGLKWSTDHQLLASGGNDNKLLVWNHSSLSPVQQYTEHLAAVKAIAWSPHQHGLLASGGGTADRCIRFWNTLTGQPLQCIDTGSQVCNLAWSKHANELVSTHGYSQNQILVWKYPSLTQVAKLTGHSYRVLYLAMSPDGEAIVTGAGDETLRFWNVFSKTRSTKESVSVLNLFTRIR; via the exons ATGGACCAGGACTATGAGCGGCGTCTCCTCCGGCAGATCGTCATCCAGAACGAGAATACGATGCCGTGT GTCTCAGAGATGCGGAGGACCCTGACGCCTGCCAACTCCCCTGTGTCCTCCCCCAGCAAGCACGGGGACCGCTTCATCCCCTCAAGAGCCGGTGCCAACTGGAGTGTCAATTTCCACAGGATCAAT GAAAATGAGAAGTCTCCGAGCCAGAACCGGAAAGCCAAGGATGCCACCTCAGACAATGGCAAAG ATGGCCTGGCCTACTCGGCCCTGCTGAAGAATGAGCTGCTAGGGGCTGGCATCGAGAAGGTGCAGGACCCACAAACAGAGGACCGCAGGCTGCAGCCCTCTACGCCTGAGAAGAAGGGCCTCTTCACG TATTCCCTCAGTACCAAGCGCTCAAGCCCTGATGACGGCAATGACGTGTCCCCCTACTCCTTGTCCCCCGTCAGCAACAAAAG TCAGAAGTTACTGCGGTCGCCACGGAAACCCACCCGCAAAATCTCCAAGATCCCCTTCAAGGTTCTGGATGCACCCGAGCTGCAGGATGACTTCTACCTGAATCTGGTGGATTGGTCATCTCTCAATGTGCTCAGCGTGGGGCTGGGCACCTGCGTATACCTGTGGAGTGCCTGTACCAGTCAG GTGACCCGGCTCTGTGACCTTTCTGTGGAAGGGGACTCAGTGACCTCCGTGGGCTGGTCTGAGCGG GGGAACCTGGTGGCTGTCGGCACACATAAGGGCTTCGTGCAGATCTGGGACGCGGCTGCAGGGAAAAAGCTCTCCATGCTGGAAGGCCACACGGCGCGTGTCG GGGCACTGGCCTGGAACGCTGACCAGCTCTCGTCCGGGAGTCGGGATCGCATGATCCTGCAAAGGGACATCCGTACCCCACCCCTGCAGTCGGAGCGGCGACTGCAGGGCCACCGGCAGGAGGTTTGCGGGCTCAAGTGGTCCACAGACCACCAGCTCCTCGCCTCAGGAGGAAATGACAACAAG CTGCTGGTCTGGAACCACTCAAGCCTGAGTCCCGTGCAGCAGTACACAGAGCACCTGGCCGCTGTGAAGGCCATAGCCTGGTCCCCACACCAGCATGGGCTGCTGGCATCTGGCGGCGGCACGGCCGACCGCTGCATCCGCTTCTGGAACACACTCACAGGGCAGCCGCTGCAGTGCATCGACACAGGCTCCCAGGTGTGCAACCTGGCCTGGTCCAAGCATGCCAACGAGCTG GTGAGCACGCACGGCTATTCACAGAACCAGATCCTGGTCTGGAAGTACCCATCCCTGACCCAGGTGGCCAAGTTGACTGGGCACTCCTACCGGGTTCTGTACCTG GCCATGTCCCCTGATGGAGAGGCCATCGTCACTGGTGCTGGAGACGAAACCCTGAGGTTCTGGAATGTGTTTAGCAAAACCCGTTCGACAAAG GAATCTGTGTCCGTTCTCAACCTCTTCACCAGAATCCGGTAA